A segment of the Streptomyces sp. L2 genome:
GCGTGACCCTGCACAACGTTCCGTCGTTCGCCGTGGCCCTGGACCGGGAGATCACCCTGCCCGGCGGGCGCACGGTGATGTACGACCTGGCGTACGGCGGGAACTTCTACGCCATCCTGCCGCTGGACGCCTTCGGGCTGCCCTTCGACCGCGCCCGCAAAGAGGACATCCTGCGGGCCGGGCTGACGCTGATGGAGGCGATCAACAGCGAGGGGGAACCGGTCCATCCGGAGGATCCGTCGGTCCACGGCTGCCACCACGTCCACCTCTACGCGCCGGGCGCCACCGCCCGGCACTCGCGGCACGCGATGGTCATCCACCCGGGCTGGTTCGACCGGTCCCCGTGCGGCACGGGGACGAGCGCGCGCATGGCGCAACTGCAGGCGCGGGGCGAACTCCCGCTGCACACGGAGTTCGTGAACGAGTCGTTCATCGGCACCCGGTTCACCGGCCGGCTGCTCGGCACGACGGAGGTGGCCGGTGCCCCGGCGGTGCTGCCGAGCTTCACCGGCCGGGCCTGGATCACGGGCACGGCGCAGTACCTGCTCGACCCGACCGACCCGTTCCCCGCCGGGTTCGTGCTCTAGGGCGGGCGCCGGTGACCTCCGTGGATCCACTAGACTTCGATGATGCGTGACATGGCACCAGGGCCGCGGCCGGCCGAGGCACCCGAACTCCCCCGGCTCGGCGGCCGCCGCAGCAGTTTCCGGGAGCGGGTCGCCGAGGCGCTGCGGGCCGCGCTGATCGCGGGCGAGCTGCGGCCGGGCGAGGTCTACTCGGCGCCCTCGCTCGCCGCCCGCTTCGGGGTCTCGGCGACCCCGGTACGGGAGGCGATGCTGGACCTGGCGAAGGAGGGGCTGGTCGACACGGTGCCCAACAAGGGGTTCCGGGTCACCGCCGTATCCGACCGGCAGCTCGACGAGTACACGCAGATCCGCGCGCTCATCGAGATTCCCACGGTGGTGGAGCTGGCGCGGACCGCCGACCGGGTGTCGCTGGAGGCGCTGCGGCCGGCGGCCCGGGAGATCGTCGCGGCCGCGGCCGCCGGGGACCTCATCGCCTACGTGGAGGCCGACACCCGCTTCCACCTGGGGCTGCTCGCCCTGGCCGGGAACGCGCACCTGGTCGAGGTGGTCGCCGACCTGCGCGGCCGGTCCCGGCTGTACGGGCTCACCGCGCTGGCCGAGGCGGGCCGTCTGCTCGCCTCGGCCGACGAGCATCTCCAGCTCCTCGACGCCCTGCTGGAGCGGGACGAGAAGGCCGTACACGCGATCATGACCCGGCATCTCGGGCACGTGCGGAGCCTGTGGGCCGCGTCGGACTGAGCGCGCGACGCGGCCCCCGGTCGTCGGCCGGTGCAGGCCGCTGTCAGCCGGTGTAGGCCGCGAAGATCTTCGCGAACTCGTAGGGTGACTGCGGGATGTTGGTGCACTTGTACAGCGCGCCCGTGCAGGCGTTGCGGTCCCGGGTGGCCTCCCAGAAGGCGAGTTCCCCGAGGTGCTTGCCCTGGGCGAAGGCGACCAGCTGCCGGGCGTCGGCCTGGTCGTAGACGTGGCCGTCGTCGTTCTGGCCGAGCATCGGGGTGACGCCGAGCATCGCCCAGAGCTGCGCGTCGGACTTCGCCGGGTAGAGGGACTTCAGCTGGGTGAAGGTGCTCTGCGCGGCCTGGACGGCCGCGTCGCCGTAGTCGGTGCTCCGGTAGTAGTCCATGGCCATGACGTTGACGAGGTCGAGGTCGACCCCGGCGTCCCGCGCGGCCTTGACCACGTTCAGCCCGTCCGAGGTGAGGCCCTCGGGGAGCACCGGCAGGGTGAGGGAGATCCTGAGGCCCGGGTGAGCCTGCTGGAGGCGTGCCAGGGCCTGCGAGCGCCGGGTGATGGAGGCGGTGTCCGCGACGGCGGCGCCCTCGATGTCGAAGTCGGCGTACCGCAGGTCGTAGGCCTTGACGACGGCGTCGTACTCGGTGAACAGGGAGTCCACCGAGTCGCAGGCCTGGGCGAGTTCGATGCCGGAGGCGCCGCCGAAGGAGACCTTGACGTCGCCGCCTCGGGCCCGGATCGCGTCGATCTGGTCCTTGGCCCAGCCGTCGCGCGGGTCGTAGGCGTTGAACCACATGGCCTTGCAGCCCGACGCGGTGATGAACGACATGGTGTAGCTGTCGGTGCCGCCGGCCGAGGCCATGTCGGGCATGCTCGGGGTGGGCCAGGCGCCCATGTCGATATAGGGCGCGGTGTGCACGCCGCCGCCCGGTGGGGTGCCGCCGGAGGTGGTCGTGGTGGCGCTGACGGCCGCGCTGTAGGCGGAGAGGTTGCCCGCGGCGTCCTTGGCGCGGACCCGGAAGGAGTAGCCGGTGCCGGGTTGCAGTCCGGTCGCGGTGTAGGAGGTGGTGGTGACCGGGACGGGCGTGCCGCCGTCGCGGGAGACCTCGTATCCGGCGACCGACCCGGAGTCGTCGGTGGCGGCGCTCCAGCGGACGGTCAGGGAAGAGCTGGTCGCGGAGCCGACGGTCACACCGGTCGGCAGGCTCGGCGGTGTGGTGTCGTTCCCGCCCGAACCCCCGGTGCAGGGTGCGCCGTTGAGCGTGCAGTTCGCCGGTGCGCCGGTGCCGCTGGACACCCAGCCGAAGGTGACGCTCGCGCCCGGCGCCAGCGAGCCGTTGTACTCACGGTTCTTGAAGGTGTAGTGGCTGCCGTCCTGGGTCAGCAGGGTGTCCCAGTACGAGCCGACCGTGGTGCCGGCGGGCAGGTCGAACCGGACGGTCCAGCCGGACAGCGCGCTGCCGCTTCCGTTGGTGATCGTGTAGAGGCCCTGGTAACCGCCGCTCCACTCCGAGGGCTTGGCGAAGGCCGCGGTCGGTGAACCCGCCGCGTGTGCGGGCGGGGCGAGTACGAGGAGCAGGGCCGTGACGAACACGGCGAGGAGTGCGGACGGTCTTCGCATCGCTGCCTCCAGGGGGTTGGGCGCCACAGGGGCGCCGAGGCCGCACAGGATTGGTCCATACCAGATGACTCCCCCTGTTGGTACAGACCAGCGGACGATCCGTCAAGACGGTGCGCGGGGAAAAGACCGGCACGGGTGTCCCGGAAATGAGCGAGAGGCCGCTCCGAGTCCTCCTCGGAGCGGCCTCTCGACCGCGTCTTCCGCACGTCGGGACGACAGGATTTGAACCTGCGACCCCTTGACCCCCAGTCAAGTGCGCTACCAAGCTGCGCCACGTCCCGTCGCGGCCCACGCGGTGGTGTTCCGCGTGATCACGCAGGTCAACCCTACCGCACGCGCGCGGGTGCCGGGGCCGCGTCCGTCGGGGTCGCGCCCGTCGGGGACGAGGTCGTCGGCGACGAGGTCGCGGCGGCGCGCGGTGTACGGCCGGCGCGGCGTGCCGGGACCAGGAGGGCGGCGCCCGACGCGGCCAGCATCAGGACGGCGAGGAGGGCCCAGCCGTGGGTGTAGCCGGAGGCGTAGGGCAGTCCCGAGGGCTGGAGCCGGCCGGTGACCAGGACGCTGGTGAGGGCGGCGCCGATGGAGCCGCCGATGGTGCGGATGTTGGCGTTCATGCCGGTCGCGGCGCCGGTCTGCTCGGGTGGCACGCTGCCCACGACCAGGTTCGCCATGGCGGCGTAGGCCAAGCCGATGCCGAGGCCGAACAGGGCCGCGACCACACCGATCTGCCACTGCTCGTCGTGCCACAGGGTGAGGACGCCGCAGGCGAGCGCGCCGAGAGCGGCGCCCGCGGTGAGCAACGCCTTGGCGCCGACGCGGGGTTCGAGGCGTCCGGCGAGGACACCGGAGAGGAACATCGCGAGAAGCATCGGCAGCATGAGCAGACCCGAGGCCGTGACGCTCGCCCCGAAGCCGTACCCGGCGGAGGACGGGGTCTGGACGAAGCCGGGCAGGAAGGACCAGATCGCGTACATGCCCGCACCGAAGAGCAGTGCGGCGGTGTTGGTCGTCCACACCGCGGGCAGGCGCATCACCCGCAGGTCGATCAGCGGGGTGCGGGAGCGGGCCTCGCTGCGCAGCCACAGGGCGAACAGCAGCACGGCGGCGGCGAACAGGCCGAGCACCCGCGCCGAGCCCCAGCCCCACTGCACGGCCTGGCTCAGCGGCAGCAGCAGGGCGACCAGCCAGGCGGACAGCAACCCGGCGCCGAGCCAACTCACCCTGCCTTCGGCACGGTTGGGCGACTCGGGGACGTAGCGCAGGGCTATCAGCACGGTCGCGGCGACGACGGCGACCGGGATCCAGAACAGCCAGCGGTAGTCGAGGGCGGAGACGATGGGGCCGGCGGCCACCATGCCGACGCCGCCGCCCGCGGCGATCACGGCGGACAGGTCGCTGATGCTGCCGCTGACCTCGGACGGGGCGAACTCGTCCCGGATGATGCCGAAGGAGAGCGGGAACAGGGCGCCGCCGACGCCCTGCACGACCCGGGCGACGATCAGGACGCCGATGGTCGGGGCGAGCGCGGCGACCAGGCAGCCGACAAGGACGGTCACCAGGACCGCGACGAGGGTGCGCTTCTTGCCTGCGAGATCGCCGACGCGGCCGAGGATCGGGGTGAAGACCGAGGCGGACAGCAGGTACGCCGTCATCACCCAGGTGGCGGTGGACTGCGAGGTGTGCAGGGCGTGCTGGACGGTCGGCAGGGCCGGCGCGATCAGCGACTGCAGCATGGCGAACACGCCCGCACCGGTCGCGAGGACCGCGAAGGTGAGGCGGGTGGACGTGCGGGGCATGGCGGAGCCTCTCCGGAATCCGGTGACACGGAGGATGGAGGAAGTGCTGAGTGAGGGAGCGCGGTGGGGTCACACCGGCACTGGTAAAGTGGAGGTACCCCTCCACTGTAGCGGAGGTACCCCTCCGGTTCAACTGATCGGAGGATCACCTCCGGTTCACCGAGTCCCGTCCGGGAGGCACCCAGTGACCGCCACGCCGTTGCCCGTCAGCGAGATCGTCGCCGCCCGCAGGCCGCACCGCAAGGACGCCGCCCGCAACTACGACGCCCTGCTCGCCGCCGCCCGGGAGGCCTTCGCTGAGCACGGAGCGGAGGCGTCGCTGGAGGACATCGCCCGCCGCGCGGGCGTCGGCATCGGCACCCTGTACCGGAACTTCCCCACCCGCCGCGACCTCTTCGAGACCGTGTACGCGGACGAGGTGAACACCCTGTGCCGGGCCGCCGAGGAGCTCGCCGACCGCGA
Coding sequences within it:
- a CDS encoding MFS transporter, with product MPRTSTRLTFAVLATGAGVFAMLQSLIAPALPTVQHALHTSQSTATWVMTAYLLSASVFTPILGRVGDLAGKKRTLVAVLVTVLVGCLVAALAPTIGVLIVARVVQGVGGALFPLSFGIIRDEFAPSEVSGSISDLSAVIAAGGGVGMVAAGPIVSALDYRWLFWIPVAVVAATVLIALRYVPESPNRAEGRVSWLGAGLLSAWLVALLLPLSQAVQWGWGSARVLGLFAAAVLLFALWLRSEARSRTPLIDLRVMRLPAVWTTNTAALLFGAGMYAIWSFLPGFVQTPSSAGYGFGASVTASGLLMLPMLLAMFLSGVLAGRLEPRVGAKALLTAGAALGALACGVLTLWHDEQWQIGVVAALFGLGIGLAYAAMANLVVGSVPPEQTGAATGMNANIRTIGGSIGAALTSVLVTGRLQPSGLPYASGYTHGWALLAVLMLAASGAALLVPARRAGRTPRAAATSSPTTSSPTGATPTDAAPAPARVR
- a CDS encoding GntR family transcriptional regulator — its product is MAPGPRPAEAPELPRLGGRRSSFRERVAEALRAALIAGELRPGEVYSAPSLAARFGVSATPVREAMLDLAKEGLVDTVPNKGFRVTAVSDRQLDEYTQIRALIEIPTVVELARTADRVSLEALRPAAREIVAAAAAGDLIAYVEADTRFHLGLLALAGNAHLVEVVADLRGRSRLYGLTALAEAGRLLASADEHLQLLDALLERDEKAVHAIMTRHLGHVRSLWAASD
- a CDS encoding proline racemase family protein, whose amino-acid sequence is MRSKLVLHAVDSHTEGMPTRVVTGGIGTVPGATMNERRLYFREHRDDVKRLLMNEPRGHSAMSGAILQPPSRPDCDWGVLYIEVSGYLPMCGHGTIGVATVLVETGMVEVVEPVTTIRLDTPAGVVVAEVAVEDGAARSVTLHNVPSFAVALDREITLPGGRTVMYDLAYGGNFYAILPLDAFGLPFDRARKEDILRAGLTLMEAINSEGEPVHPEDPSVHGCHHVHLYAPGATARHSRHAMVIHPGWFDRSPCGTGTSARMAQLQARGELPLHTEFVNESFIGTRFTGRLLGTTEVAGAPAVLPSFTGRAWITGTAQYLLDPTDPFPAGFVL
- a CDS encoding cellulose binding domain-containing protein, with translation MRRPSALLAVFVTALLLVLAPPAHAAGSPTAAFAKPSEWSGGYQGLYTITNGSGSALSGWTVRFDLPAGTTVGSYWDTLLTQDGSHYTFKNREYNGSLAPGASVTFGWVSSGTGAPANCTLNGAPCTGGSGGNDTTPPSLPTGVTVGSATSSSLTVRWSAATDDSGSVAGYEVSRDGGTPVPVTTTSYTATGLQPGTGYSFRVRAKDAAGNLSAYSAAVSATTTTSGGTPPGGGVHTAPYIDMGAWPTPSMPDMASAGGTDSYTMSFITASGCKAMWFNAYDPRDGWAKDQIDAIRARGGDVKVSFGGASGIELAQACDSVDSLFTEYDAVVKAYDLRYADFDIEGAAVADTASITRRSQALARLQQAHPGLRISLTLPVLPEGLTSDGLNVVKAARDAGVDLDLVNVMAMDYYRSTDYGDAAVQAAQSTFTQLKSLYPAKSDAQLWAMLGVTPMLGQNDDGHVYDQADARQLVAFAQGKHLGELAFWEATRDRNACTGALYKCTNIPQSPYEFAKIFAAYTG